A region of Streptomyces sp. NBC_01267 DNA encodes the following proteins:
- a CDS encoding YifB family Mg chelatase-like AAA ATPase, giving the protein MGFARACSVALVGVEGVVVEVQADLEPGVAAFALVGLPDKSLVESRDRVRAAVVNSGGEWPQKKLTVGLSPASVPKSGSGFDLAVAVAILGAAERIDPREIADLVLIGELGLDGRVRPVRGILPAVLAAAEAGYRQVVVPEQTAGEASLVPGISVLGVRSLRQLIAVLTGEPVPEEAAPAEGRPDSILAGLMMPGAGAGTGLASGTGHGSGPELADVAGQAAARKALEVAATGGHHLLLHGPPGAGKTMLAERLPGILPTLTRRESLEVTAVHSVAGILPPGEPLVRTPPYCAPHHSATMQSLVGGGNGLPRPGAVSLAHRGVLFLDEAPEFSVRALDALRQPLESGHVVVARSAAVVRLPARFLMVLAANPCPCGRHTLTGAGCECPPSAVRRYQARLSGPLLDRVDLRVEVEPVRRSDLMGQGDAGESTAAVADRVREGRERATARLIGTPWTTNSEVPGHELRTRWTVAPGALAVAERDMERGLLTARGLDRVLRVAWTVADLAGRDRPGAPDVGLALQLRTGVDRGALAASGGRAG; this is encoded by the coding sequence ATGGGCTTCGCACGCGCGTGTTCGGTGGCGCTCGTCGGTGTCGAAGGTGTGGTGGTGGAGGTCCAGGCGGATCTGGAGCCGGGCGTTGCCGCTTTCGCACTGGTGGGACTGCCGGACAAGAGCCTGGTCGAGAGCAGGGACCGGGTCAGGGCCGCTGTGGTGAACTCCGGCGGCGAGTGGCCGCAGAAGAAGCTCACCGTCGGGCTGAGCCCGGCATCCGTACCGAAGAGCGGCAGCGGGTTCGATCTTGCTGTGGCCGTGGCCATCCTGGGCGCGGCCGAGCGGATCGACCCCCGCGAGATCGCCGACCTGGTGCTCATCGGGGAACTGGGTCTCGACGGCCGGGTCCGGCCGGTGCGCGGGATCCTGCCCGCCGTGCTGGCGGCGGCGGAGGCCGGATACCGCCAGGTCGTCGTGCCGGAACAGACTGCGGGGGAGGCATCGTTGGTGCCGGGGATCTCGGTCCTCGGAGTGCGGAGCCTGCGGCAGCTCATCGCCGTTCTGACCGGCGAACCGGTCCCCGAGGAGGCTGCTCCCGCGGAGGGGCGGCCCGACTCGATACTGGCCGGGCTGATGATGCCGGGCGCCGGCGCGGGTACCGGACTGGCTTCGGGCACAGGGCACGGCAGCGGTCCCGAACTGGCGGATGTGGCCGGGCAGGCGGCAGCACGCAAGGCGCTGGAGGTCGCGGCCACCGGAGGGCACCACCTGCTGCTGCACGGACCGCCGGGCGCGGGGAAGACGATGCTGGCCGAGCGGTTGCCGGGCATCCTGCCGACGCTGACCCGGCGTGAATCCCTGGAGGTGACGGCGGTGCACTCGGTGGCGGGCATTCTGCCGCCGGGGGAGCCGTTGGTCAGGACGCCGCCGTACTGCGCCCCGCACCACTCGGCGACGATGCAGTCGCTCGTCGGCGGAGGCAACGGACTGCCCAGGCCGGGAGCGGTATCGCTGGCTCACCGAGGGGTCCTCTTCCTGGACGAGGCTCCTGAATTCTCGGTTCGCGCTCTCGATGCCCTCCGCCAGCCGCTGGAGTCGGGGCACGTGGTGGTCGCGCGCAGCGCCGCAGTGGTGCGGCTGCCCGCCCGATTCCTGATGGTGCTGGCGGCCAACCCCTGTCCCTGCGGCCGGCACACGCTGACCGGCGCCGGGTGCGAATGCCCGCCGTCCGCGGTCCGGCGTTACCAGGCCAGGCTCTCCGGCCCGCTCCTCGACCGGGTGGACCTCAGGGTCGAGGTCGAGCCGGTGCGCCGCTCCGATCTGATGGGGCAGGGGGACGCGGGTGAGTCGACGGCAGCCGTCGCCGACCGGGTGCGGGAAGGCCGGGAACGGGCGACCGCGCGGCTGATCGGTACGCCGTGGACCACCAACAGCGAGGTACCGGGCCACGAGTTGCGGACGCGCTGGACGGTCGCACCCGGGGCGCTCGCCGTGGCGGAACGGGACATGGAGCGGGGGCTGCTCACGGCCCGCGGCCTCGACCGGGTGTTACGGGTCGCCTGGACGGTGGCCGATCTGGCGGGCCGCGACCGGCCGGGCGCTCCGGATGTCGGGCTGGCCCTCCAACTGCGAACCGGGGTGGACCGGGGGGCGCTGGCGGCTTCGGGAGGCCGGGCCGGATGA
- a CDS encoding YraN family protein yields MNARGALGRYGEELAARTLAGAGMTVVERNWRCRAGEIDIVARDGDVLVVCEVKTRREGSFEHPMAAVTPAKAERLVRLAERWLAAHGGAPPGGARIDLVGVVLPKRGAPLVEHARGVA; encoded by the coding sequence ATGAACGCACGGGGGGCACTCGGGCGGTACGGCGAGGAGCTGGCGGCAAGGACGCTGGCCGGGGCCGGAATGACCGTCGTCGAGCGGAACTGGCGGTGCAGGGCCGGCGAGATCGACATTGTGGCGCGCGACGGCGACGTACTGGTCGTCTGTGAGGTCAAGACCCGCAGGGAAGGCTCCTTCGAGCATCCGATGGCAGCCGTCACCCCGGCCAAGGCCGAGCGGCTGGTCCGTCTCGCCGAGCGCTGGCTCGCGGCCCATGGCGGGGCGCCACCCGGCGGGGCACGGATCGACCTGGTCGGCGTGGTGCTGCCGAAGCGCGGGGCGCCGCTGGTCGAGCATGCGCGAGGGGTGGCCTGA
- the dprA gene encoding DNA-processing protein DprA, producing the protein MNGDVGDGERLARAALTRVIEPGDEQGGRLLRQFGAVELWRRLRTTAGDVRELSGGERAQRSEEGEGVPLPRVSARRLSGYRLRAAAAEPERDLTAAAAGGGRFICPGDQEWPGQLDDLGDARPIGLWVRGRPHLRIWALRSVAVVGARACTAYGAHMAAAMGSGLAELGWVVVSGAAFGVDGAAHRGALAAGGATIAVLACGVDTVYPRGHAQMIGRIAEQGLIISELPPGDHPSPSRFILRNRVIAALTRGTVVVEAEYRSGSLATARSAQRLGRFTMGVPGPVTSGLSAGVHELLRGEGVLVTDAAEVAELVGDMGDLAPDRRGPVLARDLLEPDAVRVLEALPGREAADGRDVAREAGMTADEALAKLYELHSLGFVERRSDGWQLVSGTTQSADARRGGA; encoded by the coding sequence ATGAACGGGGACGTGGGCGACGGCGAGCGGCTGGCGCGCGCCGCGCTGACCCGGGTGATCGAACCCGGAGACGAACAGGGCGGGCGGTTGCTGCGGCAGTTCGGAGCCGTGGAGTTGTGGCGGCGGCTCCGCACCACGGCGGGTGACGTGCGGGAGCTCTCCGGGGGTGAGAGAGCCCAGCGTTCGGAAGAGGGCGAAGGGGTGCCGCTCCCGCGGGTGAGCGCCCGGCGACTGAGCGGGTATCGGCTTCGGGCCGCCGCGGCGGAACCGGAGCGGGACCTGACGGCCGCAGCGGCCGGTGGCGGGCGGTTCATCTGTCCCGGCGACCAGGAATGGCCGGGCCAGCTCGACGACCTGGGCGATGCCCGGCCGATCGGGCTGTGGGTGCGGGGCCGTCCCCATCTGCGGATATGGGCGCTGCGCTCGGTCGCGGTGGTCGGGGCCCGCGCGTGCACGGCGTACGGCGCGCACATGGCCGCAGCCATGGGGTCGGGGCTCGCCGAGCTGGGCTGGGTGGTGGTGTCCGGAGCCGCGTTCGGGGTGGACGGCGCCGCGCACCGTGGTGCGCTCGCCGCGGGCGGGGCCACGATCGCGGTGCTGGCCTGTGGCGTGGACACGGTCTATCCGCGTGGCCACGCCCAGATGATCGGCCGCATCGCCGAACAGGGGCTGATCATCAGCGAGTTGCCCCCGGGAGACCACCCCTCGCCGAGCCGCTTCATTCTCAGGAACCGGGTGATCGCCGCACTCACCAGGGGAACAGTGGTCGTCGAGGCCGAGTACCGGAGCGGCTCACTGGCCACCGCGCGCAGCGCGCAGCGACTGGGCCGCTTCACCATGGGTGTCCCCGGCCCGGTCACCAGCGGACTCTCCGCGGGGGTGCACGAACTGCTGCGCGGCGAGGGCGTACTGGTCACCGACGCCGCCGAAGTCGCTGAGCTGGTGGGGGACATGGGGGACCTCGCGCCGGACCGACGTGGTCCGGTGCTGGCCAGGGATCTGCTCGAACCGGACGCGGTCCGGGTGTTGGAGGCGCTGCCGGGCCGGGAGGCTGCCGACGGGCGGGACGTTGCCCGCGAAGCGGGAATGACGGCCGATGAAGCGCTCGCGAAGCTGTACGAACTGCACTCGTTGGGGTTTGTTGAACGGCGAAGTGATGGCTGGCAGTTGGTCTCGGGGACGACACAGAGTGCCGACGCGCGGCGAGGCGGTGCTTGA
- the lepB gene encoding signal peptidase I produces MAVGARSGHEEPEDRPGSPVGGAGTEAFDMGPSGPVDGSGEHGGADGAAEENEASGPKKQRSFWKELPLLIGIALILALLIKTFLVQAFSIPSDSMQDTLERGDRVLVDKLTPWFGSEPERGEVVVFHDPGGWLEGEPAAHPNVAQKFLSFIGLMPSAEEKDLIKRVIAVGGDTVSCKAGGPVVVNGKALSEKSYIFPGNTPCNDQPFGPIHVPKGRIWVMGDHRQDSLDSRYHQQLPGGGTVSNKEVVGRAFVVAWPVNHWTWLGIPSTFDQKGINAAAAMGPGALGLAGALPIVIRRRRKLTREGTAG; encoded by the coding sequence GTGGCGGTCGGCGCACGATCCGGACACGAGGAGCCGGAGGACCGGCCCGGATCGCCCGTTGGTGGCGCCGGGACCGAAGCCTTTGACATGGGGCCCTCCGGCCCGGTCGACGGCTCCGGCGAGCACGGCGGAGCCGACGGAGCGGCCGAGGAGAACGAGGCAAGCGGACCGAAGAAGCAACGGTCCTTCTGGAAGGAGCTTCCGCTCCTCATCGGCATCGCACTGATTCTTGCTCTGCTGATCAAGACATTTCTGGTCCAGGCGTTCTCGATCCCCTCCGACTCGATGCAGGACACGCTGGAGCGTGGCGACCGGGTACTGGTCGACAAGTTGACTCCATGGTTCGGATCGGAGCCGGAGCGTGGCGAGGTCGTGGTGTTCCACGACCCGGGCGGCTGGCTCGAAGGCGAGCCCGCGGCGCATCCGAACGTGGCCCAGAAGTTCCTCAGCTTCATCGGCCTGATGCCGTCGGCCGAGGAGAAGGACCTGATCAAGCGGGTGATCGCGGTCGGCGGTGACACGGTTTCGTGCAAGGCGGGGGGCCCTGTCGTCGTCAACGGCAAGGCGCTCTCCGAGAAGTCGTACATCTTCCCCGGCAACACTCCCTGCAACGACCAGCCGTTCGGCCCGATCCATGTGCCCAAGGGCCGGATCTGGGTGATGGGCGACCACCGTCAGGACTCGCTGGACTCGCGCTACCACCAGCAACTGCCGGGCGGCGGCACGGTCTCCAACAAGGAGGTCGTCGGACGGGCCTTCGTCGTGGCCTGGCCGGTCAACCACTGGACGTGGCTGGGGATCCCCAGCACCTTCGACCAGAAGGGCATCAACGCCGCTGCGGCGATGGGACCCGGGGCGTTGGGTCTCGCAGGTGCCCTGCCGATCGTGATCCGCCGCAGGCGCAAGCTGACCCGTGAGGGTACTGCCGGGTAG
- the lepB gene encoding signal peptidase I → MGNRGRVRGSAESSGRTDLEPRPPGERALPTRAERRRLARKVKRRRRSSTVKEVPALLVFAVLIALVLKTFLVQAFVIPSGSMEETIRIGDRVLVDKLTPWFGSEPHRGDVVVFKDPGHWLPPGEARTTDSPFVVKELKQGLTFIGLLPSDDEQDLIKRVIGVGGDTVKCCDKNGQVTVNGVPLDEPYVHPGNPPSELTFDVKVPAGRLFVMGDHRSNSADSRFHLDGPYQGTVPVSGVVGRAVVIAWPFGHWSRLKEPPTFSSVTDASGLPSGAGGTSNSVTSQDRHPMGELPTPAELPLVMGVVGLRLIGRGRRHGVRSGCGGRGGRRTIRTRGAGGPARIARWWRRDRSL, encoded by the coding sequence ATGGGTAACCGGGGACGAGTGCGGGGGAGTGCCGAGAGCAGTGGCCGGACGGACTTGGAGCCCCGGCCGCCCGGCGAACGGGCCCTGCCCACACGGGCCGAGCGACGCAGACTCGCGCGCAAGGTCAAGCGGCGACGGCGCAGTTCCACGGTGAAGGAGGTACCGGCCCTCCTCGTCTTCGCGGTCCTGATAGCGCTCGTACTCAAGACCTTCCTGGTGCAGGCCTTCGTCATCCCGTCGGGCTCGATGGAGGAGACGATCCGGATCGGCGACCGGGTGCTGGTGGACAAACTGACACCGTGGTTCGGTTCGGAACCGCACCGCGGCGATGTGGTCGTCTTCAAGGATCCCGGTCACTGGCTGCCGCCGGGGGAGGCGAGGACGACGGATTCCCCGTTCGTGGTCAAGGAGCTCAAGCAGGGCCTCACCTTCATCGGACTGCTGCCTTCCGACGATGAACAGGACCTGATCAAGCGGGTCATCGGAGTCGGCGGGGACACCGTGAAGTGCTGCGACAAGAACGGCCAGGTCACCGTCAACGGCGTACCCCTCGACGAGCCCTATGTGCATCCGGGGAATCCGCCCTCAGAGCTGACGTTCGACGTGAAGGTGCCGGCCGGACGGCTCTTCGTGATGGGGGACCACCGGTCCAACTCGGCGGATTCGCGCTTCCATCTCGACGGGCCGTACCAGGGAACGGTCCCGGTGAGCGGGGTGGTGGGACGGGCAGTGGTCATCGCATGGCCGTTCGGGCACTGGAGCCGGCTCAAGGAGCCGCCCACCTTCTCATCGGTGACGGACGCCTCGGGCTTGCCGTCCGGCGCGGGCGGGACGTCGAATAGTGTGACCTCCCAGGATCGGCACCCAATGGGAGAACTCCCGACTCCTGCGGAACTCCCGCTCGTTATGGGAGTGGTGGGCCTGCGTCTCATCGGACGCGGGCGACGGCACGGAGTGAGGAGTGGATGTGGGGGACGTGGCGGTCGGCGCACGATCCGGACACGAGGAGCCGGAGGACCGGCCCGGATCGCCCGTTGGTGGCGCCGGGACCGAAGCCTTTGA
- a CDS encoding NUDIX hydrolase — protein MSAEPAAESPGALRRVARVILLDPEDRILLMHGFEPADPASTWWFTPGGGVEEGESHEEAALREVREETGIAGIELGPVLWTRVCSFPFDGRRWNQDEQYFLGRTMQTDTAMDGLTPLEQRSVAGLRWWTSAELSTTRETVYPTKLAGLLRTLLDEGPPVAPVVLAPEIV, from the coding sequence GTGTCGGCTGAGCCGGCGGCGGAGTCGCCGGGAGCGTTGCGCAGGGTCGCGCGCGTGATTCTGCTCGACCCCGAGGACCGGATCCTGCTGATGCACGGGTTCGAGCCCGCGGATCCGGCGAGTACCTGGTGGTTCACACCGGGAGGCGGCGTCGAGGAGGGCGAGAGCCACGAAGAGGCCGCGCTGCGCGAGGTGCGGGAGGAGACCGGGATCGCCGGCATCGAGCTCGGGCCCGTGCTCTGGACGCGGGTGTGCTCGTTTCCGTTCGACGGGCGGCGCTGGAACCAGGACGAGCAGTACTTTCTCGGTCGAACCATGCAGACGGACACGGCCATGGACGGGCTGACGCCGCTGGAGCAGCGCAGTGTCGCGGGTCTGAGGTGGTGGACTTCCGCCGAACTGTCCACGACGCGTGAGACGGTGTACCCGACCAAGCTCGCCGGGCTGCTGCGCACGCTGCTCGACGAGGGTCCCCCGGTTGCGCCGGTGGTTCTGGCCCCGGAAATCGTGTAG
- the lepB gene encoding signal peptidase I produces MDTEAQHTERDLSAEPDTSGEAAGSRSACFPAWLEGPWRRAGLLVLLCAVFLLLLSTYVMQPFLIPSGSMEPTLQVGDRVLVNKLAYRFGAVPRRGDVIVFDGTDSFVREKPPQNPVARVVHGAAAALGLAAPADTDYIKRVVGVGGDHVVCCDKRGRLEVNGRSVDEAYVYPGNPPSQVPFDIVVPDGTLWVMGDHRSRSSDSRDHLGDPGGGMVPVDHVIGRAGWIGWPPGRWTALSQTTAFTRVPPPGGGHG; encoded by the coding sequence ATGGACACCGAAGCACAGCACACGGAGCGCGATCTCTCCGCCGAACCGGATACGTCCGGTGAGGCGGCGGGGTCGCGCTCCGCGTGTTTCCCCGCCTGGCTGGAGGGGCCCTGGCGCAGGGCCGGGCTGCTCGTGCTGCTCTGCGCCGTGTTCCTGCTGCTGTTGAGCACGTATGTGATGCAGCCGTTCCTGATCCCCAGCGGCTCGATGGAACCCACACTCCAGGTGGGGGACCGGGTGCTGGTGAACAAGCTGGCCTACCGGTTCGGCGCCGTGCCCCGGCGCGGCGACGTGATCGTCTTCGACGGCACCGACTCCTTCGTACGGGAGAAGCCGCCGCAGAACCCTGTGGCCCGTGTGGTGCACGGTGCTGCTGCGGCGTTGGGGCTGGCGGCGCCCGCCGATACCGACTACATCAAGCGTGTGGTGGGAGTCGGCGGCGATCACGTCGTCTGCTGCGACAAGCGGGGGAGGCTCGAGGTGAACGGGCGGTCGGTGGACGAGGCTTATGTGTATCCGGGCAACCCGCCGTCGCAGGTGCCTTTCGACATCGTCGTGCCCGACGGCACGCTCTGGGTGATGGGTGATCACCGGTCCCGTTCCAGCGACTCCCGAGACCATCTCGGTGATCCGGGCGGCGGGATGGTCCCGGTCGACCATGTGATCGGGCGGGCCGGCTGGATCGGCTGGCCCCCCGGACGCTGGACCGCACTCTCGCAGACCACGGCCTTCACGCGGGTACCGCCTCCCGGCGGGGGCCATGGGTAA
- a CDS encoding DUF2469 domain-containing protein produces MSAEDLEKYETEMELKLYREYRDVVGLFKYVIETERRFYLTNDYEMQVHSVQGEVFFEVSMADAWVWDMYRPARFVKQVRVLTFKDVNIEELNKSDLELPGG; encoded by the coding sequence ATGAGCGCCGAGGACCTCGAGAAGTACGAGACCGAGATGGAGCTGAAGCTCTACCGGGAGTACCGCGACGTCGTCGGTCTGTTCAAATATGTGATCGAGACCGAGCGGCGCTTCTACCTCACCAATGATTACGAGATGCAGGTGCACTCGGTGCAGGGGGAGGTCTTTTTCGAGGTGTCGATGGCGGATGCCTGGGTCTGGGACATGTACAGGCCGGCCAGGTTCGTCAAGCAGGTGCGGGTACTCACGTTCAAAGACGTGAACATCGAGGAGCTCAACAAGAGCGATCTCGAACTTCCGGGTGGCTGA
- the lepB gene encoding signal peptidase I, producing MSGTVRTSDGGGRLGSALSGLAVAVGCVLFLGGFAWGAVEYKPYTVPTDSMTPTVKVGDRVLAQRIDGSDVHRGDVVVFKDPDWGDVPMLKRVVGTGGDEIACCDSRGQLTINGKGIAEPYLQANPLTKGRASAVDFTAKVPEGQLFLLGDERTNSMDSRVHLQDADHGAVPRSTVTGRVDAIAWPLSGGVLERPKGFAALPGGVSQPGPLKLVLGAVLAGAVLILGGTAYGPVARRLGRKKVTAGVG from the coding sequence ATGAGCGGAACGGTACGTACGAGTGACGGCGGCGGCCGGCTCGGCAGCGCGCTGTCGGGTCTGGCTGTGGCCGTCGGCTGTGTGCTCTTTCTCGGAGGGTTCGCCTGGGGAGCGGTGGAGTACAAGCCGTACACCGTGCCGACCGACTCGATGACCCCGACCGTCAAGGTGGGGGACCGGGTACTGGCACAGCGAATAGACGGCAGCGACGTGCACCGCGGAGACGTGGTGGTCTTCAAGGATCCCGACTGGGGCGACGTGCCCATGCTGAAGCGGGTGGTCGGGACCGGCGGGGACGAGATCGCCTGCTGCGACTCCCGGGGCCAGCTGACCATCAACGGCAAGGGGATCGCAGAACCGTATCTCCAAGCCAATCCGCTGACCAAGGGGCGGGCCTCGGCGGTCGACTTCACCGCGAAGGTGCCGGAGGGCCAGCTCTTCCTGCTCGGCGACGAGCGCACCAACTCGATGGACTCGCGCGTCCATCTCCAGGACGCGGACCACGGAGCCGTGCCGCGCTCGACGGTGACCGGCCGGGTGGACGCTATCGCGTGGCCGTTGAGCGGCGGGGTGCTGGAGCGCCCGAAAGGGTTCGCCGCGCTGCCGGGCGGGGTCTCGCAGCCGGGGCCGCTGAAACTGGTGCTGGGCGCGGTGCTCGCCGGGGCCGTGCTGATCCTGGGCGGGACCGCGTACGGGCCGGTGGCGCGACGGCTGGGACGGAAAAAGGTGACTGCTGGTGTCGGCTGA